From the genome of uncultured Bacteroides sp.:
AGTGGACTACGTTTTTCTGCATCAATTGCCATACCTAATATTGTATTAATTAAAGAAACACTATCGGCACCAGAAGCTTCTGCTGCACGTGCAATTTCAGTAATATCTGTAACATTTGGCGACAATTTTACAATGAGTGTTTTCTTGTAAACAGAACGAACAGCACTGATCACATCGCAAGCTCCGGCTGCTGATACTCCGAAAGCCATCCCACCTTGTTTTACATTTGGGCAAGAGATATTTAGTTCTATGGCAGGAATGTTTACAAGTTCATTGATTATTTCTGCTGTTTTTACGTAATCTTCTATTGCAGATCCGGAAACATTCACTATAATGTTTGTATCTGTGTCTTTTATCTTGGGATAAATGTGTTCTACGAAGTAATTAACACCCTTATTTTGCAGTCCCACAGCGTTTAACATGCCAGAAGGAGTCTCTGCCATACGAGGATAAGGGTTCCCTTCACGTCTGTGAAGAGTAGTGCCTTTTACAATT
Proteins encoded in this window:
- a CDS encoding dihydroorotate dehydrogenase, with translation MADLSVNIGELKMKNPVMTASGTFGYGEEFEDFIDIARIGGIIVKGTTLHRREGNPYPRMAETPSGMLNAVGLQNKGVNYFVEHIYPKIKDTDTNIIVNVSGSAIEDYVKTAEIINELVNIPAIELNISCPNVKQGGMAFGVSAAGACDVISAVRSVYKKTLIVKLSPNVTDITEIARAAEASGADSVSLINTILGMAIDAEKRSPLLSTVTGGLSGPAVKPIALRMVWQVAKAVKIPIIGLGGIMDWKDAVEFMLAGATAVQIGTANFIDPAVTVKVIDGINNYLDRHGYSSVKDIIGALEV